The following coding sequences lie in one Nocardioides sambongensis genomic window:
- a CDS encoding MFS transporter, producing the protein MWTFVFFALLDNGSSTALLVAVLGGLFFHTLMYAPQAAFFSELFGTSVRYTGASVGYQLASIFAGGLAPIIAVKLLGSTSEADTTAVGIYVAIAAVITIISVLVAQETRASSLRHDRVVRGAHD; encoded by the coding sequence GTGTGGACGTTCGTCTTCTTCGCGCTGCTGGACAACGGCAGCTCCACGGCACTGCTCGTCGCCGTGCTCGGTGGACTCTTCTTCCACACCCTGATGTATGCCCCGCAGGCCGCGTTCTTCTCCGAGCTGTTCGGCACGTCGGTGCGCTACACCGGCGCCTCGGTCGGCTATCAGCTGGCGTCGATCTTCGCCGGCGGCCTGGCGCCGATCATCGCGGTCAAGCTGCTCGGCTCGACCAGTGAGGCCGACACCACCGCGGTCGGGATCTACGTCGCGATCGCGGCGGTGATCACGATCATCTCGGTGCTGGTCGCCCAGGAGACCCGGGCCAGCTCGTTGCGGCACGACCGGGTGGTGCGCGGCGCGCACGACTGA
- a CDS encoding PucR family transcriptional regulator — MAAASTDGLERHRAARIAGALAAEHHGLGGVHGGRAVVVVPSGAGAAHQLRDRLAAAGAEVTVGWTGADTAAEGWAEACRCVDALVALGRSGEVSDPAGLGLARLLLGTSGPEELDDFVAATIGPVVDYDARRGTELVATMEAWFGNAGALRATAEALHVHPNTVTQRLDRIGRLLDGEQWRSPDRALDFQLALRLRRLTR, encoded by the coding sequence GTGGCGGCTGCCTCGACCGACGGGCTGGAGCGCCACCGCGCCGCCCGGATCGCCGGTGCCCTCGCCGCCGAGCACCACGGACTCGGCGGGGTGCACGGCGGGCGGGCGGTGGTGGTGGTGCCGTCCGGGGCCGGGGCCGCACACCAGCTGCGGGACCGGCTGGCTGCGGCGGGCGCCGAGGTGACCGTCGGCTGGACCGGCGCCGACACCGCAGCCGAGGGCTGGGCGGAGGCGTGCCGCTGCGTGGACGCCCTGGTGGCCCTCGGCCGGTCCGGCGAGGTGAGCGACCCGGCAGGCCTGGGGCTGGCGAGGTTGCTGCTCGGCACCAGTGGCCCCGAGGAGCTGGACGACTTCGTCGCGGCCACGATCGGGCCGGTGGTCGACTACGACGCGCGCCGCGGCACCGAGCTGGTCGCGACGATGGAGGCCTGGTTCGGCAACGCCGGTGCGCTGCGGGCGACCGCGGAGGCGCTGCACGTGCACCCCAACACGGTGACCCAGCGCCTGGACCGGATCGGGCGGCTGCTCGACGGGGAGCAGTGGCGCTCGCCGGACCGGGCGCTGGACTTCCAGCTGGCGCTGCGGTTGCGCCGGCTGACGCGTTGA
- a CDS encoding GAF domain-containing protein, producing MSADFLRLLADGADRAALDAALGDAPDPEAREQHQLALRVHEELSRQRSREAELSALNQTASDLIVIRDLDTILAAIVRRARQLLRADMTYLSLNDDEASYMKVTDGALTREFGELRLPLGTGLLGLVAQIGAPYFTADYQADARFLHRGYIDDAVAAEQIRAILGVPLVVDGQVIGALLAVHRTVRQFPASEVALLTAFAAHAAVALENARLFDRVRSAVAAADEANEQLRRRSEATEQSGQTHDQMTDALLNGGGVEEVAAVVAASLGGPLAVYDEDGRRLVGGPDAPDPDLLTDDVATARASGHAVRRADGTWLAVAAAGEQHLGTLVARPTTELDEVRRRTLERAALVIALVLLFRRTEAEADERVRGELLGDLLEAPPRTWGGSPSGCGCTGPT from the coding sequence GTGTCCGCCGACTTCCTCCGGCTGCTCGCCGACGGCGCCGACCGGGCCGCGCTGGACGCCGCGCTCGGTGACGCCCCGGACCCAGAGGCCCGGGAGCAGCACCAGCTGGCGCTGCGCGTGCACGAGGAGCTGAGCCGCCAGCGCAGCCGGGAGGCGGAGCTGTCGGCGCTCAACCAGACCGCCAGCGACCTGATCGTGATCCGCGACCTGGACACGATCCTCGCCGCCATCGTGCGGCGCGCCCGCCAGCTGTTGCGGGCGGACATGACCTACCTGTCCCTCAACGACGACGAGGCGTCGTACATGAAGGTGACGGACGGGGCGCTGACCCGCGAGTTCGGGGAGCTGCGGTTGCCGCTGGGCACCGGGCTGCTGGGGCTGGTCGCCCAGATCGGTGCGCCGTACTTCACCGCGGACTATCAGGCCGACGCCCGCTTCCTGCACCGCGGCTACATCGACGACGCGGTGGCGGCCGAGCAGATCCGGGCGATCCTCGGCGTGCCGCTGGTGGTGGACGGCCAGGTGATCGGGGCGCTGCTCGCGGTGCACCGCACGGTCCGCCAGTTCCCCGCCTCCGAGGTCGCGCTGCTCACCGCGTTCGCCGCGCACGCAGCGGTGGCGCTGGAGAACGCCCGGCTCTTCGACCGCGTGCGCAGCGCGGTCGCGGCCGCCGACGAGGCCAACGAGCAGCTGCGCCGGCGCTCCGAGGCCACCGAGCAGTCCGGGCAGACCCACGACCAGATGACCGACGCGCTGCTCAACGGCGGCGGCGTCGAGGAGGTGGCGGCCGTCGTGGCGGCGTCGCTCGGCGGGCCGCTCGCCGTCTACGACGAGGACGGGCGCCGCCTGGTCGGCGGCCCCGACGCCCCCGACCCGGACCTGCTCACCGACGACGTGGCGACGGCCCGCGCCTCGGGGCACGCGGTGCGTCGCGCCGACGGCACCTGGTTGGCGGTCGCCGCCGCCGGCGAGCAGCACCTCGGCACGCTGGTGGCCCGGCCGACCACCGAGCTCGACGAGGTACGCCGACGCACCCTGGAGCGCGCCGCGCTGGTGATCGCCCTCGTGCTGCTCTTCCGCCGCACCGAGGCGGAGGCCGACGAGCGGGTGCGCGGGGAGCTGCTCGGCGACCTGCTCGAGGCGCCCCCGAGGACCTGGGGCGGATCACCGAGCGGCTGCGGCTGCACCGGGCCGACCTGA
- a CDS encoding flavin monoamine oxidase family protein — MPNPGPSPVVLESDVVVVGAGLSGLTAAREVRRAGREVVVLEADDRVGGRILTEEWAPGVHLELGAQWIGDTHHRMSALAAELGIVVHDQFEEGDTSYELGGRVLRGDAFHRAHGEDVAAVERVLRELDAMAATVDAAAPWAAPQADIWDRITVGQWYDAQGLSPLARELLEICTVGILAVPTVEVSLLGLLFNVVTCGVTADLLSESEGGAQTKRFVGGTAQIPQRLAAELGHRVVLDSPVQEITVAGEAVTVRCRGGLIARGRQVIVALAPTLAGRILYDPPLPAVRDQLTQRMPQASAHKSFLVYDEPFWRDQGLNGQLISEAGPARMTNDSCMADGGPGIILAFLEGESARVEGRWPAERRHDALRAEMARHFGPRAGRPEAIVEGSWADKPWIRGCYNANPGPCGWLHFGSALATPVGPIKWAGTETAVAWSGYMEGAIDAGVRAAGEALESLDGLG; from the coding sequence ATGCCGAACCCAGGTCCGTCCCCGGTGGTCCTCGAGAGCGATGTCGTCGTGGTCGGAGCCGGCCTGTCCGGGCTCACCGCCGCCCGTGAGGTGCGCCGCGCCGGGCGGGAGGTGGTCGTCCTGGAGGCGGACGACCGGGTGGGTGGCCGGATCCTCACCGAGGAGTGGGCGCCCGGCGTCCACCTGGAGCTCGGCGCGCAGTGGATCGGGGACACCCACCACCGGATGAGCGCGCTCGCCGCGGAGCTGGGCATCGTGGTGCACGACCAGTTCGAGGAGGGCGACACCAGCTATGAGCTCGGCGGCCGGGTGCTGCGCGGCGACGCCTTCCACCGGGCGCACGGCGAGGACGTCGCCGCGGTCGAGCGGGTGCTCCGCGAGCTCGACGCGATGGCCGCCACCGTGGACGCCGCCGCGCCGTGGGCAGCGCCGCAGGCCGACATCTGGGACCGGATCACCGTCGGCCAGTGGTACGACGCCCAGGGCCTCTCCCCGCTCGCCCGCGAGCTGCTCGAGATCTGCACCGTCGGCATCCTCGCGGTGCCGACCGTCGAGGTCTCCCTGCTCGGCCTGCTGTTCAACGTGGTGACCTGCGGGGTCACCGCCGACCTGCTCAGCGAGTCCGAGGGCGGGGCGCAGACGAAGCGGTTCGTCGGCGGCACCGCCCAGATCCCGCAGCGCCTCGCCGCCGAGCTCGGCCACCGGGTGGTGCTGGACTCGCCGGTGCAGGAGATCACCGTGGCCGGCGAGGCGGTGACCGTGCGGTGCCGCGGCGGCCTGATCGCCCGCGGACGGCAGGTCATCGTGGCTCTCGCGCCCACCCTGGCCGGGCGGATCCTCTACGACCCGCCGCTGCCGGCCGTCCGGGACCAGCTGACCCAGCGGATGCCGCAGGCCTCGGCGCACAAGTCGTTCCTGGTCTACGACGAGCCGTTCTGGCGCGACCAGGGCCTCAACGGCCAGCTCATCTCCGAGGCCGGACCCGCGCGGATGACCAACGACTCGTGCATGGCCGACGGCGGCCCCGGCATCATCCTGGCGTTCCTCGAGGGTGAGAGCGCGCGGGTCGAGGGCCGCTGGCCGGCCGAGCGACGGCACGACGCCCTGCGGGCCGAGATGGCCCGCCACTTCGGCCCGCGCGCCGGCCGCCCAGAGGCGATCGTCGAGGGCTCCTGGGCCGACAAGCCCTGGATCCGCGGCTGCTACAACGCCAACCCGGGGCCGTGCGGCTGGCTGCACTTCGGCTCCGCCCTGGCCACCCCGGTCGGGCCGATCAAGTGGGCCGGCACCGAGACCGCCGTGGCCTGGAGCGGCTACATGGAGGGGGCGATCGACGCCGGCGTGCGGGCCGCCGGCGAGGCCCTCGAGTCGCTGGACGGGCTCGGCTGA
- a CDS encoding ABC transporter substrate-binding protein, with protein MVSLNQGSTEVLLSLGLADRMVGTATWTDPVLSSLEEANADVPRLADNAPSFEAVLDAEPDLVTASFTSTLAEGGVATREQFEELGVGTYVAPSACVGKSVVSSDGARDEPFEIEQVYAEITDLAEIFGVEEAGEELVADLADRLATAGETDAGGTTALFWFANAESPYLAGCCGAPGLIADELGLENVFDDETDEWPQVNWETVAERNPDVLVIGDLTRRSQTAETAAAKIEFLESNPVTREMDAVRHGRYVTVTGAEMNPSLRTVYGVENVAAQLRELGLAG; from the coding sequence GTGGTCTCGCTCAACCAGGGCTCCACCGAGGTGCTGCTCTCCCTCGGCCTCGCCGACCGGATGGTCGGCACCGCCACCTGGACCGACCCGGTGCTGTCCTCGCTGGAGGAGGCGAACGCGGACGTGCCGCGGCTGGCCGACAACGCCCCCTCGTTCGAGGCGGTCCTGGATGCCGAGCCGGACCTCGTCACCGCCTCCTTCACCAGCACCCTCGCCGAGGGTGGGGTGGCCACCCGGGAGCAGTTCGAGGAGCTCGGGGTCGGCACCTACGTGGCGCCCAGCGCCTGCGTCGGCAAGTCGGTGGTCTCCTCCGACGGCGCCCGCGACGAGCCCTTCGAGATCGAGCAGGTCTACGCCGAGATCACCGACCTGGCCGAGATCTTCGGCGTCGAGGAGGCCGGGGAGGAACTGGTCGCCGACCTCGCGGACCGCCTGGCGACCGCCGGCGAGACCGATGCCGGCGGCACCACCGCGCTCTTCTGGTTCGCCAACGCCGAGTCGCCGTACCTGGCCGGGTGCTGCGGCGCGCCGGGCCTGATCGCCGACGAGCTGGGGCTGGAGAACGTCTTCGACGACGAGACCGACGAGTGGCCGCAGGTCAACTGGGAGACGGTCGCGGAGCGCAACCCCGACGTGCTGGTCATCGGCGACCTCACCCGCCGGAGCCAGACCGCCGAGACCGCGGCCGCCAAGATCGAGTTCCTCGAGTCCAACCCGGTCACCCGGGAGATGGACGCGGTCCGCCACGGCCGCTACGTCACGGTCACCGGCGCCGAGATGAACCCGTCGCTGCGCACCGTGTACGGCGTCGAGAACGTCGCGGCGCAGCTGCGCGAGCTCGGCCTGGCCGGCTGA
- a CDS encoding FecCD family ABC transporter permease, with translation MLWVGAGALLLCSIAVAITIGPSDLGPGDVAAVVWSKLTGAESGLTRIQDGIVWNLRLPRTLLAAICGAGLAVCGVILQSLLRNPLADPFVLGISSGASTGAVSIVVLGLGAGSIGLTGGAFLGSLAAFGLVLLLAFVAGGTTDRVVLAGVAATQLFSALTSFIVYLAADAEQTRSVLFWLLGSLASATWADVTVVGLVLLGCLGVCLVRASALDAFTFGQDAAASLGVDVARTRLLLLVVTALMTAVVVSTSGAIGFVGLVLPHAARALVGSRHRVLLPTAALMGAVFLLWVDTAARTVLDPQELPVGVATALIGVPAFVVLLARRGRAR, from the coding sequence GTGCTCTGGGTCGGCGCCGGTGCCTTGCTGCTCTGCTCGATCGCGGTGGCGATCACCATCGGTCCCTCCGACCTGGGACCCGGGGACGTGGCCGCGGTCGTCTGGTCCAAGCTGACCGGAGCGGAGTCGGGACTCACCCGGATCCAGGACGGCATCGTGTGGAACCTGCGCCTGCCCCGCACCCTGCTGGCGGCGATCTGCGGCGCCGGGCTGGCGGTGTGCGGAGTGATCCTGCAGTCCCTGCTGCGCAACCCGCTGGCCGACCCGTTCGTGCTCGGCATCTCCTCGGGCGCGTCGACCGGCGCCGTCTCGATCGTGGTGCTCGGGCTCGGCGCGGGATCGATCGGTCTCACCGGCGGGGCGTTCCTCGGGTCGCTGGCGGCCTTCGGTCTGGTGCTGCTGCTCGCCTTCGTCGCCGGCGGCACCACCGACCGGGTGGTGCTCGCCGGGGTCGCGGCCACCCAGCTCTTCTCGGCACTGACCTCGTTCATCGTCTACCTCGCCGCCGACGCCGAGCAGACCCGCAGCGTCCTCTTCTGGCTGCTGGGCTCGCTGGCCTCGGCCACCTGGGCCGACGTGACGGTGGTCGGGCTGGTGCTCCTCGGCTGCCTCGGGGTCTGCCTGGTCCGCGCCTCGGCGCTCGACGCGTTCACCTTCGGCCAGGACGCGGCGGCCTCGCTCGGGGTCGACGTGGCGCGGACCCGGCTCCTGCTCCTGGTGGTCACCGCGCTGATGACCGCCGTGGTGGTGAGCACCTCCGGCGCGATCGGCTTCGTCGGCCTGGTGCTGCCGCACGCGGCGCGAGCCCTGGTCGGCTCCCGGCACCGGGTGCTGCTGCCCACCGCCGCACTGATGGGGGCGGTCTTCCTGCTCTGGGTCGACACCGCCGCCCGGACCGTGCTGGACCCGCAGGAGCTGCCGGTGGGGGTGGCGACCGCCCTGATCGGAGTGCCGGCGTTCGTGGTGCTGCTGGCCCGGAGGGGGAGGGCCCGATGA
- a CDS encoding ABC transporter ATP-binding protein, which yields MTLEARDAGWRVGSTAIVDRVSLRPGDGSVVGLLGPNGSGKTSLLRMLAGLRRPTSGRIVLDGADLAGLPRRDLARRVALVEQDVSTDQDPTVREVIDLGRIPHRPAWSGDRAVDRAAVAAAAATTDVADRLDRRYSTLSGGERQRVQIARALAQEPSVLLLDEPTNHLDVRHQLELLALVRRTPVTVVAALHDLNLAATFCDRLLVLAGGRVVADGPPREVLTAELVAEVYGVRARVVEDEAGLFVRYLAG from the coding sequence ATGACGCTCGAGGCCCGCGACGCCGGGTGGCGGGTCGGGTCGACGGCGATCGTCGACCGGGTCTCGTTGCGCCCCGGGGACGGCAGCGTGGTCGGCCTGCTCGGGCCCAACGGCTCCGGCAAGACCTCGCTGCTGCGGATGCTCGCCGGCCTGCGGCGACCCACCAGCGGACGCATCGTCCTCGACGGCGCCGACCTGGCCGGGCTGCCCCGCCGGGACCTTGCTCGCCGGGTGGCGCTGGTGGAGCAGGACGTCAGCACCGACCAGGACCCCACCGTGCGGGAGGTGATCGACCTCGGCCGGATCCCGCACCGGCCGGCGTGGAGCGGGGACCGGGCCGTGGACCGGGCTGCGGTCGCCGCGGCGGCGGCGACCACCGACGTCGCCGACCGGCTGGACCGGCGCTACTCGACACTGTCCGGTGGGGAGCGGCAGCGGGTGCAGATCGCCCGGGCCCTGGCCCAGGAGCCGAGCGTGCTGCTGCTCGACGAGCCCACCAACCACCTCGACGTACGGCACCAGCTGGAGCTGCTCGCCCTGGTCCGGCGCACCCCCGTCACCGTGGTCGCCGCCCTGCACGACCTGAACCTGGCGGCGACCTTCTGCGACCGGCTGCTGGTGCTGGCCGGTGGCCGGGTCGTCGCCGACGGACCACCCCGTGAGGTGCTGACCGCGGAGCTCGTCGCGGAGGTGTACGGCGTCCGCGCGCGGGTCGTCGAGGACGAGGCGGGTCTGTTCGTGCGCTACCTCGCCGGTTGA
- a CDS encoding SigE family RNA polymerase sigma factor: protein MSTGQAVAPSQERGGAVDRGRPDFDDFVAARSSALRRTAYLLTGDHALAEDLVQTALAKAWFSWERITDSPEGYVRKILVNTYASWWRRKWNGEQPTEELPETVATDPSAASDSGLDLLAAMARLPKRQRAVVVLRYFEDLTETQAAEVLGCSVGTVKSQLSRAIAKLRLDPALTPSDTPSGTTPDTSTADTSEERS, encoded by the coding sequence ATGAGCACCGGACAGGCCGTGGCGCCGAGCCAGGAGCGAGGGGGAGCCGTGGACCGCGGGAGACCCGACTTCGACGACTTCGTCGCCGCTCGCTCCTCGGCTCTGCGCCGCACGGCGTACCTGCTGACCGGCGACCACGCCCTGGCCGAGGACCTGGTGCAGACCGCCCTGGCGAAGGCGTGGTTCTCCTGGGAGCGGATCACGGACTCCCCCGAGGGCTACGTGCGCAAGATCCTGGTGAACACCTACGCGTCCTGGTGGCGGCGCAAGTGGAACGGGGAGCAGCCGACCGAGGAACTGCCCGAGACCGTCGCCACCGACCCGTCGGCCGCGAGCGACAGCGGTCTGGACCTGCTCGCCGCGATGGCCCGGCTGCCGAAGCGGCAGCGGGCCGTCGTGGTGCTGCGCTACTTCGAGGACCTCACCGAGACCCAGGCCGCCGAGGTGCTCGGCTGCTCGGTCGGCACGGTGAAGTCCCAGCTCAGCCGGGCGATCGCCAAGCTGCGCCTCGACCCGGCGCTCACTCCGTCCGACACGCCCAGCGGGACCACCCCCGACACCAGCACCGCCGACACCAGCGAGGAGCGGTCATGA